One uncultured Jannaschia sp. DNA segment encodes these proteins:
- the recG gene encoding ATP-dependent DNA helicase RecG, which produces MSGRPERLFPLFAGLETLPGIGPKSAKALANLHVATPKDLVLTLPTGGVDRSPVESIRNAVLPGVVTVQVTVGRHIPPATRGRPYRIEVEDAKTSFQVVFFRGAAELHERLLPTGQARVISGKAELYDGVAQMPHPDHVLMPGEALPAYEPVYPLTAGVTAKAMAKAVAGALTRVPDLPEWIDPGQVAQAGWPGFADALRAVHAPEGAADLSPGTVARQRLAYDELFAHQLTLALARATERARKGRATEGDGRMRRKVLASLPFQPTGAQMRAIDEIAGDLAGTRRMNRLLQGDVGAGKTLVALMALLAAVEAGGQGVLMAPTEILARQHYKGLQPLAEAAGVVLEVLTGRDKGRERQGKLDALARGDIHILVGTHAVFQRDVAFADLRLAVIDEQHRFGVRQRMLLGEKNVGVDVLVMTATPIPRSLALTQYGDMDLSVLDEKPPGRTPVATATMPVSRMDDVVAKLRAAVAEGRQAYWVCPLVEESETVDTTSAEERFRALRAAFGEGVVGMVHGQMPPAEKDAAMARFVAGETKVLVATTVIEVGVDVPNASIMVIERAETFGLSQLHQLRGRVGRGAAASTCLLMYKAPLGETAEARLRILRESEDGFRISEEDLRLRGAGDVIGTAQSGLPRFRIADLERQAGLMEIAQSDARTLLSADPKLEGERGRAARLLLWLMEQDRALKLLSVG; this is translated from the coding sequence ATGAGCGGGCGGCCCGAGCGCCTGTTCCCGCTCTTTGCCGGGCTGGAGACCCTGCCGGGGATCGGCCCGAAGTCCGCCAAGGCGCTGGCGAACCTGCATGTCGCGACGCCGAAGGACCTCGTCCTGACCTTGCCGACGGGGGGCGTGGACCGCAGCCCGGTCGAGAGCATTCGCAACGCGGTGCTGCCCGGCGTGGTGACGGTTCAGGTGACGGTCGGGCGGCACATCCCGCCGGCCACGCGGGGACGCCCCTACCGCATCGAGGTCGAGGACGCGAAGACCAGCTTTCAGGTTGTTTTCTTCCGGGGTGCCGCGGAACTGCACGAGAGGCTTTTGCCGACGGGACAGGCGCGCGTGATCTCGGGCAAGGCGGAGCTTTATGACGGGGTCGCGCAGATGCCGCATCCCGATCACGTTCTGATGCCGGGCGAGGCGCTGCCCGCCTACGAGCCGGTCTATCCGCTGACCGCGGGCGTCACGGCGAAGGCGATGGCGAAGGCCGTTGCCGGGGCGCTGACCCGTGTGCCGGACCTGCCCGAATGGATCGATCCGGGGCAGGTCGCGCAAGCCGGGTGGCCCGGCTTCGCCGACGCGTTGCGAGCGGTTCACGCGCCCGAGGGAGCCGCTGACCTGTCGCCCGGAACGGTGGCGCGGCAACGGTTGGCCTATGACGAACTCTTCGCGCATCAGCTGACGCTGGCGCTCGCGCGGGCGACGGAGCGGGCGCGCAAGGGACGCGCGACCGAGGGAGACGGGCGGATGCGGCGCAAGGTACTGGCCTCGCTGCCGTTCCAGCCGACGGGCGCGCAGATGCGCGCCATCGATGAGATCGCAGGTGATCTGGCCGGGACGCGACGGATGAACCGGCTGCTGCAGGGCGATGTCGGTGCGGGCAAGACGCTGGTCGCACTGATGGCGCTGCTCGCAGCGGTCGAGGCGGGCGGGCAGGGGGTGCTGATGGCCCCGACCGAGATCCTGGCGCGGCAGCATTACAAGGGTCTGCAACCGTTGGCCGAGGCGGCGGGCGTCGTGCTCGAGGTGCTGACGGGCCGCGACAAGGGTCGGGAGCGGCAAGGCAAGCTCGACGCGCTGGCCCGCGGCGACATCCACATCCTCGTGGGCACCCATGCCGTGTTCCAGCGCGACGTGGCCTTCGCCGACCTGCGCCTCGCCGTGATTGACGAGCAGCACCGCTTCGGCGTCCGCCAGCGGATGCTTCTGGGCGAGAAGAATGTGGGCGTGGACGTGCTGGTGATGACCGCGACGCCGATCCCCCGCTCACTGGCGCTGACGCAATACGGCGACATGGACCTGAGCGTGCTGGACGAGAAGCCGCCGGGCCGCACGCCCGTGGCGACCGCGACGATGCCCGTCAGCCGGATGGACGACGTGGTGGCCAAGCTGCGCGCGGCAGTGGCCGAGGGGCGGCAGGCCTACTGGGTCTGTCCGCTGGTCGAGGAATCCGAAACGGTCGACACCACCTCGGCCGAGGAGCGGTTCCGCGCGCTCCGCGCGGCCTTCGGCGAGGGCGTGGTCGGCATGGTCCACGGCCAGATGCCGCCCGCCGAGAAGGACGCCGCCATGGCGCGCTTCGTCGCGGGCGAGACGAAGGTCCTCGTGGCGACGACGGTGATCGAGGTGGGCGTCGACGTGCCCAATGCCTCGATCATGGTCATCGAGCGGGCCGAAACCTTCGGGCTGTCGCAGCTGCACCAGCTGCGGGGCCGGGTGGGGCGCGGGGCGGCGGCCTCGACCTGCTTGCTGATGTACAAGGCGCCGCTGGGAGAGACGGCCGAAGCGCGGCTGCGCATCCTGCGCGAGAGCGAGGACGGCTTCCGCATCTCGGAGGAAGACCTGCGGCTGCGCGGGGCGGGCGACGTGATCGGGACGGCGCAATCCGGCCTGCCACGGTTCCGCATCGCCGACCTTGAACGGCAGGCGGGGTTGATGGAGATCGCGCAGTCGGATGCGCGCACACTCCTGAGCGCCGACCCCAAGCTCGAAGGCGAGCGCGGACGCGCCGCGCGCCTTCTTTTGTGGCTCATGGAGCAGGACAGGGCGCTGAAGCTGCTGTCCGTCGGCTAG